A window of Roseateles sp. XES5 genomic DNA:
GGTTGATGCGTTCCTTGAAGATGAAGACCGTGGAGGCGAAGGTGAACAGCATCTCCACCTGCGCCAGCGCCTTCACCACCGCCGCCTGCTGCAATGTCATCGCCATGAACCAGCCGAAGGAGGCCGTGGCGCCGACGAAACCGACCAGCAGCGCCGGCCGCCAGGCCGCGGCGATGCGCGGCAGTTCGGCCCGTTCGCGCGCCAGGATCCAGCCGAACATCAGCACGGTCTGCAGGATGATGACGAAGACGAGCGTGTAGCTCGCCTGCACCGCATAGTCCGGCGCCGGCAGGCTGGGCGCGAGCGCCAGCGAGGCGGAGCGGTAGGCGACCGCGGAAACGCCGAAGAAGGTGCCGGAGAGAAGGCCGATGCCGGCCGTCTGCGTCAGCACCGAGGTGAAGAGCGATCGCACGGAGACGACGCTGCGCGCGACCGAGATGACCATGACGCCGACGACCGAGATCGCGATGGCGACCAGCGTGCCGGCGGAGGCTCGCTCGCCGAGGAAGACGAGACCGAACAGCGCGGCCTGCGCCGGCTCGGTGCGCGAATAGGCCGTGCCGACCGCGAAGTTGCGGAACGAAAAGAGGTGGACGA
This region includes:
- a CDS encoding DMT family transporter is translated as METWVLITIAAAFLQNVRSAMQKHLKGRMGTTGATFVRFGFGMPFALLYMAILAFVLARPLPVPNGTFFLWAIIGGIAQIAATFLLVHLFSFRNFAVGTAYSRTEPAQAALFGLVFLGERASAGTLVAIAISVVGVMVISVARSVVSVRSLFTSVLTQTAGIGLLSGTFFGVSAVAYRSASLALAPSLPAPDYAVQASYTLVFVIILQTVLMFGWILARERAELPRIAAAWRPALLVGFVGATASFGWFMAMTLQQAAVVKALAQVEMLFTFASTVFIFKERINRLEMLGCALIVVGVLALLFYG